From the Buteo buteo chromosome 1, bButBut1.hap1.1, whole genome shotgun sequence genome, one window contains:
- the PTPRA gene encoding receptor-type tyrosine-protein phosphatase alpha isoform X3: MDLWFFLLLLGSGLISVGANNVTTEPPTTVPTSPRSPTKAPTAGPEDGATTSANSLNVSTPVTVSTMASKPPTTTATRMSPNTTTVSFNSSTLRTTVPVPPATSLLPSMTPSTPRTALPSTEAETTERNFSATVTTQETSSASHNGNSDRRDETPIIAVMVALSSLLVIVFIIIVLYMLRFKKYKQAGSHSNSFRLSNGRTDDAEPQSMPLLARSPSTNRKYPPLPVDKLEEEINRRMADDNKLFREEFNALPACPIQATCEAASKEENKEKNRYVNILPYDHSRVHLTPVEGVPDSDYINASFINGYQEKNKFIAAQGPKEETVNDFWRMIWEQNTATIVMVTNLKERKECKCAQYWPDQGCWTYGNIRVSVEDVTVLVDYTVRKFCIQQVGDVTNKKPQRLVTQFHFTSWPDFGVPFTPIGMLKFLKKVKTCNPQYAGAIVVHCSAGVGRTGTFIVIDAMLDMMHAERKVDVYGFVSRIRAQRCQMVQTDMQYVFIYQALLEHYLYGDTELEVTSLEIHLQKIYNKVPGTSSNGLEEEFKKLTSIKIQNDKMRTGNLPANMKKNRVLQIIPYEFNRVIIPVKRGEENTDYVNASFIDGYRQKDSYIASQGPLQHTIEDFWRMIWEWKSCSIVMLTELEERGQEKCAQYWPSDGSVSYGDITVELKKEEECESYTVRDLLVTNTRENKSRQIRQFHFHGWPEVGIPGDGKGMINIIAAVQKQQQQSGNHPITVHCSAGAGRTGTFCALSTVLERVKAEGILDVFQTVKSLRLQRPHMVQTLEQYEFCYKVVQEYIDAFSDYANFK; encoded by the exons ATGGATTTGTGgttctttctccttttgctcGGAAGTGGCCTGATAAGCGTAGGTGCTAACAACGTTACGACAG AGCCACCCACGACAGTGCCCACCTCCCCCAGGAGCCCCACCAAAGCTCCTACAGCAGGTCCTGAAGATGGGGCTACGACAAGCGCAAACAGCCTCAACGTTAGCACTCCAGTGACTGTTTCTACCATGGCGTCAAAGCCACCTACAACCACAGCCACCAGGATGTCCCCCAACACTACCACTGTCAGCTTCAACTCCTCCACCCTGCGGACAACTGTGCCCGTGCCCCCAGCCACCTCCCTGCTACCCAGCATGACGCCATCTACTCCACGCACCGCTCTCCCCAGCACAGAAGCGGAGACGACGGAGAGGAATTTCAGTGCGACGGTGACGACACAAGAGACCTCTTCTGCTTCCCACAATG gtaaCTCTGACAGAAGAG ATGAGACTCCAATTATAGCTGTGATGGTGGCCCTGTCTTCCCTTCTAGTCAtagtatttattattattgtgcTGTACATGTTAAG GTTCAAGAAATACAAGCAAGCAGGGAGTCACTCCAACTCCTTTCGATTGTCCAATGGCCGGACGGACGATGCAG AGCCTCAGAGCATGCCACTGCTTGCCCGCTCCCCCAGCACCAACCGTAAATACCCACCTCTGCCTGTTGATAAGCTGGAAGAGGAGATCAACCGCCGGATGGCAGATGACAACAAGCTCTTTCGGGAGGAGTTCAAT GCTCTCCCAGCATGTCCTATACAGGCCACGTGCGAAGCTGCTTCCAAGGAGGAGAATAAGGAGAAGAACAGATACGTGAACATTTTGCCCT ATGATCATTCCAGGGTTCACCTGACTCCTGTTGAAGGGGTTCCTGACTCCGACTATATCAACGCCTCCTTCATTAAT GGGtaccaagagaaaaacaagttcATTGCTGCACAAG GACCAAAGGAAGAAACCGTGAACGATTTTTGGAGGATGATTTGGGAGCAAAACACAGCGACAATTGTCATGGTGACCAAcctgaaagagaggaaagag TGTAAGTGTGCTCAGTACTGGCCGGATCAGGGCTGCTGGACATACGGGAACATCCGAGTGTCCGTGGAGGATGTGACCGTCCTGGTGGATTACACTGTGCGGAAGTTCTGCATCCAGCAG GTCGGCGACGTCACGAACAAGAAGCCTCAGCGCCTGGTGACTCAGTTCCACTTCACCAGCTGGCCTGACTTTGGGGTCCCCTTCACCCCCATCGGGATGCTGAAGTTCTTGAAGAAGGTGAAGACTTGTAATCCCCAATACGCAGGGGCAATAGTAGTGCACTGCAG TGCTGGCGTAGGACGCACGGGCACTTTTATCGTCATCGATGCCATGCTGGACATGATGCACGCAGAGAGGAAGGTGGACGTATACGGCTTCGTGAGCCGGATCCGGGCTCAGCGCTGCCAGATGGTACAGACAGAT ATGCAGTATGTGTTTATATACCAAGCACTTCTGGAGCACTATCTCTACGGTGACACAGAGCTGGAGGTGACCTCGTTAGAGATCCACCTTCAGAAGATCTACAACAAAGTGCCAGGGACCAGCAGCAACGGGCTGGAAGAGGAGTTCAAG aagCTCACTTCAATCAAAATTCAGAATGACAAGATGAGAACGGGCAACTTGCCGGCAAACATGAAGAAGAACAGGGTGCTTCAGATAATTCCAT ATGAGTTCAACCGAGTAATCATTCCAGTGAAGAGAGGTGAAGAGAACACAGACTATGTAAACGCTTCCTTCATTGAC GGTTATCGCCAGAAGGACTCCTATATTGCCAGCCAAGGACCACTGCAGCACACGATAGAGGACTTCTGGAGGATGATCTGGGAGTGGAAATCCTGCTCCATAGTGATGCTaacagagctggaggagagaggCCAG GAGAAGTGTGCCCAGTACTGGCCGTCTGACGGCTCCGTGTCCTATGGAGACATCACTGTGGAGctgaaaaaagaggaggagtGCGAGAGCTATACGGTGCGGGACCTGCTGGTAACGAACACCAGG GAAAACAAGAGCCGACAGATTCGGCAGTTTCATTTCCACGGCTGGCCAGAAGTTGGGATCCCCGGGGATGGGAAGGGAATGATCAACATCATCGCGgctgtgcagaagcagcaacagcagTCTGGCAACCACCCGATCACTGTGCACTGCAG TGCTGGAGCAGGAAGAACAGGCACCTTCTGTGCGCTGAGCACTGTCCTGGAAAGGGTGAAGGCAGAAGGGATTCTCGACGTCTTTCAGACAGTGAAGAGTTTAAGACTACAGAGGCCACATATGGTGCAGACACTG GAACAGTACGAATTCTGCTACAAGGTGGTGCAGGAATATATCGACGCCTTCTCAGACTACGCCAACttcaagtga
- the PTPRA gene encoding receptor-type tyrosine-protein phosphatase alpha isoform X2, producing the protein MQVDDLLIIIKVNMDLWFFLLLLGSGLISVGANNVTTEPPTTVPTSPRSPTKAPTAGPEDGATTSANSLNVSTPVTVSTMASKPPTTTATRMSPNTTTVSFNSSTLRTTVPVPPATSLLPSMTPSTPRTALPSTEAETTERNFSATVTTQETSSASHNGNSDRRDETPIIAVMVALSSLLVIVFIIIVLYMLRFKKYKQAGSHSNSFRLSNGRTDDAEPQSMPLLARSPSTNRKYPPLPVDKLEEEINRRMADDNKLFREEFNALPACPIQATCEAASKEENKEKNRYVNILPYDHSRVHLTPVEGVPDSDYINASFINGYQEKNKFIAAQGPKEETVNDFWRMIWEQNTATIVMVTNLKERKECKCAQYWPDQGCWTYGNIRVSVEDVTVLVDYTVRKFCIQQVGDVTNKKPQRLVTQFHFTSWPDFGVPFTPIGMLKFLKKVKTCNPQYAGAIVVHCSAGVGRTGTFIVIDAMLDMMHAERKVDVYGFVSRIRAQRCQMVQTDMQYVFIYQALLEHYLYGDTELEVTSLEIHLQKIYNKVPGTSSNGLEEEFKKLTSIKIQNDKMRTGNLPANMKKNRVLQIIPYEFNRVIIPVKRGEENTDYVNASFIDGYRQKDSYIASQGPLQHTIEDFWRMIWEWKSCSIVMLTELEERGQEKCAQYWPSDGSVSYGDITVELKKEEECESYTVRDLLVTNTRENKSRQIRQFHFHGWPEVGIPGDGKGMINIIAAVQKQQQQSGNHPITVHCSAGAGRTGTFCALSTVLERVKAEGILDVFQTVKSLRLQRPHMVQTLEQYEFCYKVVQEYIDAFSDYANFK; encoded by the exons GTCAACATGGATTTGTGgttctttctccttttgctcGGAAGTGGCCTGATAAGCGTAGGTGCTAACAACGTTACGACAG AGCCACCCACGACAGTGCCCACCTCCCCCAGGAGCCCCACCAAAGCTCCTACAGCAGGTCCTGAAGATGGGGCTACGACAAGCGCAAACAGCCTCAACGTTAGCACTCCAGTGACTGTTTCTACCATGGCGTCAAAGCCACCTACAACCACAGCCACCAGGATGTCCCCCAACACTACCACTGTCAGCTTCAACTCCTCCACCCTGCGGACAACTGTGCCCGTGCCCCCAGCCACCTCCCTGCTACCCAGCATGACGCCATCTACTCCACGCACCGCTCTCCCCAGCACAGAAGCGGAGACGACGGAGAGGAATTTCAGTGCGACGGTGACGACACAAGAGACCTCTTCTGCTTCCCACAATG gtaaCTCTGACAGAAGAG ATGAGACTCCAATTATAGCTGTGATGGTGGCCCTGTCTTCCCTTCTAGTCAtagtatttattattattgtgcTGTACATGTTAAG GTTCAAGAAATACAAGCAAGCAGGGAGTCACTCCAACTCCTTTCGATTGTCCAATGGCCGGACGGACGATGCAG AGCCTCAGAGCATGCCACTGCTTGCCCGCTCCCCCAGCACCAACCGTAAATACCCACCTCTGCCTGTTGATAAGCTGGAAGAGGAGATCAACCGCCGGATGGCAGATGACAACAAGCTCTTTCGGGAGGAGTTCAAT GCTCTCCCAGCATGTCCTATACAGGCCACGTGCGAAGCTGCTTCCAAGGAGGAGAATAAGGAGAAGAACAGATACGTGAACATTTTGCCCT ATGATCATTCCAGGGTTCACCTGACTCCTGTTGAAGGGGTTCCTGACTCCGACTATATCAACGCCTCCTTCATTAAT GGGtaccaagagaaaaacaagttcATTGCTGCACAAG GACCAAAGGAAGAAACCGTGAACGATTTTTGGAGGATGATTTGGGAGCAAAACACAGCGACAATTGTCATGGTGACCAAcctgaaagagaggaaagag TGTAAGTGTGCTCAGTACTGGCCGGATCAGGGCTGCTGGACATACGGGAACATCCGAGTGTCCGTGGAGGATGTGACCGTCCTGGTGGATTACACTGTGCGGAAGTTCTGCATCCAGCAG GTCGGCGACGTCACGAACAAGAAGCCTCAGCGCCTGGTGACTCAGTTCCACTTCACCAGCTGGCCTGACTTTGGGGTCCCCTTCACCCCCATCGGGATGCTGAAGTTCTTGAAGAAGGTGAAGACTTGTAATCCCCAATACGCAGGGGCAATAGTAGTGCACTGCAG TGCTGGCGTAGGACGCACGGGCACTTTTATCGTCATCGATGCCATGCTGGACATGATGCACGCAGAGAGGAAGGTGGACGTATACGGCTTCGTGAGCCGGATCCGGGCTCAGCGCTGCCAGATGGTACAGACAGAT ATGCAGTATGTGTTTATATACCAAGCACTTCTGGAGCACTATCTCTACGGTGACACAGAGCTGGAGGTGACCTCGTTAGAGATCCACCTTCAGAAGATCTACAACAAAGTGCCAGGGACCAGCAGCAACGGGCTGGAAGAGGAGTTCAAG aagCTCACTTCAATCAAAATTCAGAATGACAAGATGAGAACGGGCAACTTGCCGGCAAACATGAAGAAGAACAGGGTGCTTCAGATAATTCCAT ATGAGTTCAACCGAGTAATCATTCCAGTGAAGAGAGGTGAAGAGAACACAGACTATGTAAACGCTTCCTTCATTGAC GGTTATCGCCAGAAGGACTCCTATATTGCCAGCCAAGGACCACTGCAGCACACGATAGAGGACTTCTGGAGGATGATCTGGGAGTGGAAATCCTGCTCCATAGTGATGCTaacagagctggaggagagaggCCAG GAGAAGTGTGCCCAGTACTGGCCGTCTGACGGCTCCGTGTCCTATGGAGACATCACTGTGGAGctgaaaaaagaggaggagtGCGAGAGCTATACGGTGCGGGACCTGCTGGTAACGAACACCAGG GAAAACAAGAGCCGACAGATTCGGCAGTTTCATTTCCACGGCTGGCCAGAAGTTGGGATCCCCGGGGATGGGAAGGGAATGATCAACATCATCGCGgctgtgcagaagcagcaacagcagTCTGGCAACCACCCGATCACTGTGCACTGCAG TGCTGGAGCAGGAAGAACAGGCACCTTCTGTGCGCTGAGCACTGTCCTGGAAAGGGTGAAGGCAGAAGGGATTCTCGACGTCTTTCAGACAGTGAAGAGTTTAAGACTACAGAGGCCACATATGGTGCAGACACTG GAACAGTACGAATTCTGCTACAAGGTGGTGCAGGAATATATCGACGCCTTCTCAGACTACGCCAACttcaagtga
- the PTPRA gene encoding receptor-type tyrosine-protein phosphatase alpha isoform X1 codes for MTVPFKGAPLEEPLWAPNEMQVDDLLIIIKVNMDLWFFLLLLGSGLISVGANNVTTEPPTTVPTSPRSPTKAPTAGPEDGATTSANSLNVSTPVTVSTMASKPPTTTATRMSPNTTTVSFNSSTLRTTVPVPPATSLLPSMTPSTPRTALPSTEAETTERNFSATVTTQETSSASHNGNSDRRDETPIIAVMVALSSLLVIVFIIIVLYMLRFKKYKQAGSHSNSFRLSNGRTDDAEPQSMPLLARSPSTNRKYPPLPVDKLEEEINRRMADDNKLFREEFNALPACPIQATCEAASKEENKEKNRYVNILPYDHSRVHLTPVEGVPDSDYINASFINGYQEKNKFIAAQGPKEETVNDFWRMIWEQNTATIVMVTNLKERKECKCAQYWPDQGCWTYGNIRVSVEDVTVLVDYTVRKFCIQQVGDVTNKKPQRLVTQFHFTSWPDFGVPFTPIGMLKFLKKVKTCNPQYAGAIVVHCSAGVGRTGTFIVIDAMLDMMHAERKVDVYGFVSRIRAQRCQMVQTDMQYVFIYQALLEHYLYGDTELEVTSLEIHLQKIYNKVPGTSSNGLEEEFKKLTSIKIQNDKMRTGNLPANMKKNRVLQIIPYEFNRVIIPVKRGEENTDYVNASFIDGYRQKDSYIASQGPLQHTIEDFWRMIWEWKSCSIVMLTELEERGQEKCAQYWPSDGSVSYGDITVELKKEEECESYTVRDLLVTNTRENKSRQIRQFHFHGWPEVGIPGDGKGMINIIAAVQKQQQQSGNHPITVHCSAGAGRTGTFCALSTVLERVKAEGILDVFQTVKSLRLQRPHMVQTLEQYEFCYKVVQEYIDAFSDYANFK; via the exons GTCAACATGGATTTGTGgttctttctccttttgctcGGAAGTGGCCTGATAAGCGTAGGTGCTAACAACGTTACGACAG AGCCACCCACGACAGTGCCCACCTCCCCCAGGAGCCCCACCAAAGCTCCTACAGCAGGTCCTGAAGATGGGGCTACGACAAGCGCAAACAGCCTCAACGTTAGCACTCCAGTGACTGTTTCTACCATGGCGTCAAAGCCACCTACAACCACAGCCACCAGGATGTCCCCCAACACTACCACTGTCAGCTTCAACTCCTCCACCCTGCGGACAACTGTGCCCGTGCCCCCAGCCACCTCCCTGCTACCCAGCATGACGCCATCTACTCCACGCACCGCTCTCCCCAGCACAGAAGCGGAGACGACGGAGAGGAATTTCAGTGCGACGGTGACGACACAAGAGACCTCTTCTGCTTCCCACAATG gtaaCTCTGACAGAAGAG ATGAGACTCCAATTATAGCTGTGATGGTGGCCCTGTCTTCCCTTCTAGTCAtagtatttattattattgtgcTGTACATGTTAAG GTTCAAGAAATACAAGCAAGCAGGGAGTCACTCCAACTCCTTTCGATTGTCCAATGGCCGGACGGACGATGCAG AGCCTCAGAGCATGCCACTGCTTGCCCGCTCCCCCAGCACCAACCGTAAATACCCACCTCTGCCTGTTGATAAGCTGGAAGAGGAGATCAACCGCCGGATGGCAGATGACAACAAGCTCTTTCGGGAGGAGTTCAAT GCTCTCCCAGCATGTCCTATACAGGCCACGTGCGAAGCTGCTTCCAAGGAGGAGAATAAGGAGAAGAACAGATACGTGAACATTTTGCCCT ATGATCATTCCAGGGTTCACCTGACTCCTGTTGAAGGGGTTCCTGACTCCGACTATATCAACGCCTCCTTCATTAAT GGGtaccaagagaaaaacaagttcATTGCTGCACAAG GACCAAAGGAAGAAACCGTGAACGATTTTTGGAGGATGATTTGGGAGCAAAACACAGCGACAATTGTCATGGTGACCAAcctgaaagagaggaaagag TGTAAGTGTGCTCAGTACTGGCCGGATCAGGGCTGCTGGACATACGGGAACATCCGAGTGTCCGTGGAGGATGTGACCGTCCTGGTGGATTACACTGTGCGGAAGTTCTGCATCCAGCAG GTCGGCGACGTCACGAACAAGAAGCCTCAGCGCCTGGTGACTCAGTTCCACTTCACCAGCTGGCCTGACTTTGGGGTCCCCTTCACCCCCATCGGGATGCTGAAGTTCTTGAAGAAGGTGAAGACTTGTAATCCCCAATACGCAGGGGCAATAGTAGTGCACTGCAG TGCTGGCGTAGGACGCACGGGCACTTTTATCGTCATCGATGCCATGCTGGACATGATGCACGCAGAGAGGAAGGTGGACGTATACGGCTTCGTGAGCCGGATCCGGGCTCAGCGCTGCCAGATGGTACAGACAGAT ATGCAGTATGTGTTTATATACCAAGCACTTCTGGAGCACTATCTCTACGGTGACACAGAGCTGGAGGTGACCTCGTTAGAGATCCACCTTCAGAAGATCTACAACAAAGTGCCAGGGACCAGCAGCAACGGGCTGGAAGAGGAGTTCAAG aagCTCACTTCAATCAAAATTCAGAATGACAAGATGAGAACGGGCAACTTGCCGGCAAACATGAAGAAGAACAGGGTGCTTCAGATAATTCCAT ATGAGTTCAACCGAGTAATCATTCCAGTGAAGAGAGGTGAAGAGAACACAGACTATGTAAACGCTTCCTTCATTGAC GGTTATCGCCAGAAGGACTCCTATATTGCCAGCCAAGGACCACTGCAGCACACGATAGAGGACTTCTGGAGGATGATCTGGGAGTGGAAATCCTGCTCCATAGTGATGCTaacagagctggaggagagaggCCAG GAGAAGTGTGCCCAGTACTGGCCGTCTGACGGCTCCGTGTCCTATGGAGACATCACTGTGGAGctgaaaaaagaggaggagtGCGAGAGCTATACGGTGCGGGACCTGCTGGTAACGAACACCAGG GAAAACAAGAGCCGACAGATTCGGCAGTTTCATTTCCACGGCTGGCCAGAAGTTGGGATCCCCGGGGATGGGAAGGGAATGATCAACATCATCGCGgctgtgcagaagcagcaacagcagTCTGGCAACCACCCGATCACTGTGCACTGCAG TGCTGGAGCAGGAAGAACAGGCACCTTCTGTGCGCTGAGCACTGTCCTGGAAAGGGTGAAGGCAGAAGGGATTCTCGACGTCTTTCAGACAGTGAAGAGTTTAAGACTACAGAGGCCACATATGGTGCAGACACTG GAACAGTACGAATTCTGCTACAAGGTGGTGCAGGAATATATCGACGCCTTCTCAGACTACGCCAACttcaagtga